A single region of the Phaenicophaeus curvirostris isolate KB17595 chromosome 4, BPBGC_Pcur_1.0, whole genome shotgun sequence genome encodes:
- the COMMD8 gene encoding COMM domain-containing protein 8 produces the protein MLRLLEELPPGRDLEFLHKIVDGVCGRTYPRYQDYSNIWNLSEWMEVLEETRTYFKTVVGKNISDEEAAQQINELNSNCQEAITECLKGRKEEIRNALVESVNAISSAQLQDFDWQLKLALSSDKISMLQMPLLNLDLDVRENGEIKPVSIEMNKEEVQNLINTLEAANKVVLQLK, from the exons ATGCTgcggctgctggaggagctgccgCCGGGCCGGGACCTCGAG TTCCTTCATAAAATAGTTGATGGCGTATGTGGCCGTACGTATCCTCGCTACCAGGATTACAGCAATATTTGGAACTTGTCGGAGTGGATGGAGGTTTTAGAAGAAACAAGGACGTATTTCAAAACTGTGGTTGGCAAAAACATATCTGATGAAGAG gcTGCTCAGCAGATAAATGAGTTAAATTCAAACTGTCAAGAAGCAATCACAGAATGtctaaaaggcagaaaggaagaaatcagGAATGCTCTAGTTGAAAGCGTAAATGCAATCTCTTCTGCCCAGCTGCAGGATTTTGACTGGCAATTAAAG CTTGCTCTCTCCAGTGATAAGATATCCATGCTCCAAATGCCTCTTCTCAATCTTGATCTGGATGTGAGAGAAAATGGTGAAATTAAGCCAGTTTCAATAGAAATGAATAAGGAAGAGGTGCAGAACCTAATAAATACACTGGAAGCTGCAAATAAG